The Microterricola viridarii genome segment CTTCACATAGTCGCCGTCGACGTCGGTGAAGAGGCCGTAGAACCACACCACGGTCTGGTCGTCCGGCTGCGCCTTGAAGTGCGGCTGCCGGTTCACCGTCCACGACAGCAGCCAGGCGGAGTCGCGGGCTGACACGATGCCTCCCGTGACGACCTTGCCGGAGCGGGTGGGGCGCTTGGCGATCTTCTCGATGTATGTCGGGATGCGCTCGTCGAGCGTCGTGATGCTCGCCGATTCCCACTGCGACTCTTCCGGGCTCGTGCAGAACTTGTCCGGGCGGCCAAACGACGGGTGCTGTGCGGCGATGTTGCGCCAGAGGTGCCAGCTGCCGCCGTCGTGCACGACCGGGTCGAAGGACGCCGCGGTCTTGTGGTCGCCCCACTGGGAGTTCTCGACGAGGGAGCCGTTGGTCACGAAGACGAGATCGTCCTCCGTGAGATCCAGCCCGCCCTCGACGCCATCGCGGATCCAGACGATTCGCCTGGCCACCTTCTTCTCGGCCGAGATGTCGAAGGTCACGTCCATCACCCGGGTGTTCTTCTGCAGGGTCACCCCCTGCCCGCGCAGCCAGGCGACCAGCGGCATCACAAGGGATTCGTACTGGTTGTACTTGGTGAACTTGAGTGCGCTGAAGTCGGGCAGGCCGTCGATGTGGTGGATGAACCGTTCGACGTACAGCTTCATCTCGAGGGCGCTGTGCCACTCCTCGAACGCGAACATCGTGCGCCAGTACAGCCAGAAGTTCGAGTCGAAGAACTGCTGCCCCATCACCTCGTTGATGCGCTTGTCGTAGAGCTGCTCGTGCGTGGCCAGCACGAGGTCGGTCAGTTCCTTGGTCGCCCTGGTTCCCAGCGTGAAGATCATGCCGGTGCCGGCATCCTGACCCTGGTTGATCGTCGCGCGCTGCAGCGAGAAATTCGGGTCTTCCTTGTTCAACCAGTAGAACTCGTCGAGCACCGAACCGTCGACCTCCAGCGAGGGAATCGAGCGGTAGAGATCCCACAGGCACTCGAAATGGTCTTCCATCTCGCGGCCGCCTCGAATCAGCCAGCCGGTCTCGGCGTTGCCTGCCCCGTCTAGCGCCCCGCCGTCGAGCGAGGAGGCTTCCAGCACCGTGATGCGCTCGCCCTTCATCTGGCCGTCGCGGATCAGGAACGCCGCCGCGGCGAGCGAGGACAGGCCGGCCCCCACGAGGTACGCGGACTTGCTGTCGACGCCGTCCGGCTTCTTGGGCCTTGCGAACGCCTCGTAGTTTCCGTTGCTGTAATACATTCCTGCCCTACCTTCTCTCGGAGACACGGTTCGACCAGTCTGCGCCGGCCGACCGCGGTCGGCTAGGGGCGTCGGGTCGATCCCCGATTGCGGCAGTCGCCGAGAGGGAGCGGGGCGGTTCAGTCGCTGCTGCGCTGCACCAGGCGGGAGAGCACGATGGCGCTGCGGGTGTGGTCGACGTTCGGGGCGATGCGCAGGCGCTCGAGGGCGTCTTCCAGGCTCGGGATGTCGCGCGAGCGCAAGTGCACGATGGCGTCGGCGCTGCCGGTGACGGTGCCGGCGTCGACGACCTCCGGCACGGCGGAGAGGATGCGGCGCAGCTCGTCTGGGGCGACGGTGCCGCGGCAGAACAGCTCGACGTAGGCCTCGGTGCTCATGCCGTCGACGGCGGGGT includes the following:
- a CDS encoding Lrp/AsnC family transcriptional regulator; translation: MDNLDRGILDLLRQNARAGYGDIGSVVGLSASAVKRRVDRLVADGTIRAFTIQVDPAVDGMSTEAYVELFCRGTVAPDELRRILSAVPEVVDAGTVTGSADAIVHLRSRDIPSLEDALERLRIAPNVDHTRSAIVLSRLVQRSSD
- a CDS encoding oleate hydratase; translated protein: MYYSNGNYEAFARPKKPDGVDSKSAYLVGAGLSSLAAAAFLIRDGQMKGERITVLEASSLDGGALDGAGNAETGWLIRGGREMEDHFECLWDLYRSIPSLEVDGSVLDEFYWLNKEDPNFSLQRATINQGQDAGTGMIFTLGTRATKELTDLVLATHEQLYDKRINEVMGQQFFDSNFWLYWRTMFAFEEWHSALEMKLYVERFIHHIDGLPDFSALKFTKYNQYESLVMPLVAWLRGQGVTLQKNTRVMDVTFDISAEKKVARRIVWIRDGVEGGLDLTEDDLVFVTNGSLVENSQWGDHKTAASFDPVVHDGGSWHLWRNIAAQHPSFGRPDKFCTSPEESQWESASITTLDERIPTYIEKIAKRPTRSGKVVTGGIVSARDSAWLLSWTVNRQPHFKAQPDDQTVVWFYGLFTDVDGDYVKKPMRDCTGEEITREWLFHLGVPVDQIDELAATGAITRPCMMPFITAFFLPRTAGDRPEVVPEGVVNFAFIGQFAESTRDCIFTTEYSVRTGMEAVYQLLGVDRGVPEVFGSIYDVRQVMKSVHYLRDGKKVPVAGFAKRYVEKTMVGQLLEQYDVI